Proteins from a single region of Eublepharis macularius isolate TG4126 chromosome 9, MPM_Emac_v1.0, whole genome shotgun sequence:
- the DNM1L gene encoding dynamin-1-like protein isoform X4: MEALIPVINKLQDVFNTVGADIIQLPQIVVVGTQSSGKSSVLESLVGRDLLPRGTGIVTRRPLILQLVHVSAEDRRKTAGDENGVDAEEWGKFLHTKNKLYTDFDEIRQEIENETERISGNNKGISPEPIHLKIFSPNVVNLTLVDLPGMTKVPVGDQPKDIEVQIRELILRFISNPNSIILAVTAANTDMATSEALKIAREVDPDGRRTLAVITKLDLMDAGTDAMDVLMGRVIPVKLGIIGVVNRSQLDINNKKSVVDSIRDEYAFLQKKYPSLANRNGTKYLARTLNRLLMHHIRDCLPELKTRINVLAAQYQSLLNSYGEPVDDKSATLLQLITKFATEYCNTIEGTAKYIETSELCGGARICYIFHETFGRTLESVDPLGGLNTIDILTAIRNATGPRPALFVPEVSFELLVKRQIKRLEEPSLRCVELVHEEMQRIIQHCSNYSTQELLRFPKLHDAIVEVVTSLLRRRLPVTNEMVHNLVAIELAYINTKHPDFADACGLMNNNIERRNRLAREVSSAVSRDKMPPAAGDGNPESGTGNWRGMLKTSKAEEILAEEKSKLLTVLPASPQKGHAVNLLDVPVPVARKLSAREQRDCEVIERLIKSYFLIVRKNIQDSVPKAVMHFLVNHVKDTLQSELVGQLYKALLLDDLLTESEDMAQRRKEAAGMLQALQRASQIIAEIRETHLW; the protein is encoded by the exons AGCAGTGGAAAAAGTTCTGTGCTGGAAAGTCTGGTGGGGCGAGATCTGCTCCCAAGAGGTACGGGGATTGTCACCCGGCGACCCCTCATTCTGCAGCTGGTGCATGTGTCAGCTGAGGATCGTCGGAAGACAGCTGGAGATGAAAATG GGGTTGATGCTGAAGAATGGGGGAAGTTTCTTCACACCAAAAACAAG CTTTACACAGACTTTGATGAAATTAGgcaagaaatagaaaatgaaaCTGAAAGGATTTCGGGGAATAATAAG GGGATCAGCCCAGAGCCTATTCATCTGAAGATTTTTTCACCAAATGTCGTCAACTTAACTCTGGTAGATTTGCCAGGAATGACAAAG GTACCAGTGGGTGATCAGCCAAAGGATATCGAGGTTCAGATCCGAGAACTAATCCTTAGATTCATTAGTAACCCCAATTCAATTATTTTAGCAGTCACCGCTGCCAACACAGACATGGCCACTTCTGAGGCACTTAAAATAGCACGGGAGGTGGATCCAGATG GGCGGCGCACCCTCGCTGTTATCACCAAGCTGGATCTGATGGATGCTGGTACTGATGCTATGGATGTCCTTATGGGGAGAGTGATCCCTGTTAAGCTTGGCATCATTGGCGTGGTGAATAG GAGTCAATTAGACATTAACAATAAGAAGAGTGTGGTTGATTCAATTCGTGATGAATATGCTTTTCTCCAGAAGAAGTATCCATCTCTAGCCAACCGGAATGGAACAAAGTACCTTGCCAGGACTCTCAATAG GCTCCTTATGCATCACATCCGGGATTGCTTGCCGGAACTGAAGACCAGAATCAATGTCTTAGCTGCGCAATACCAGTCTCTGCTCAACAGCTATGGGGAACCAGTTGATGACAAGAGTGCCACATTATTGCAGCTTATTACCAAATTTGCCACTGAATATTGCAACACCATTGAAGGGACAGCAAAGTACATCGAGACTTCAGAACT ttGCGGTGGAGCTAGAATTTGCTACATTTTTCATGAGACCTTTGGGCGCACCTTAGAGTCTGTTGATCCACTTGGTGGCCTTAACACCATCGACATCTTGACGGCCATTAGAAATGCTACT GGCCCTCGTCCCGCCTTGTTTGTGCCTGAAGTTTCATTTGAACTGCTGGTAAAAAGGCAAATCAAGCGCTTGGAAGAGCCCAGCTTGCGGTGCGTGGAGCTTGTTCACGAAGAAATGCAGAGGATCATTCAGCATTGTAGCAATTATAGTACACAG GAATTGCTGAGGTTTCCGAAGCTCCACGACGCCATAGTTGAAGTTGTGACCAGTCTCTTGCGTCGGAGGTTACCAGTAACAAACGAAATG GTTCATAATTTGGTAGCCATTGAGCTGGCCTATATCAATACTAAACATCCTGACTTCGCTGATGCCTGTGGCCTGATGAACAACAACATAGAG AGGCGGAACAGGCTGGCCAGAGAGGTATCCTCTGCTGTGTCTCGAGACAAG ATGCCCCCTGCTGCGGGAGATGGAAATCCAGAATCAGGAACAGGGAACTGGCGAGGAATGCTGAAAACTTCCAAAGCGGAGGAGATATTAGCTGAGGAAAAATCCAAACTGCTGACAGTCCTACCAGCGAGCCCTCAGAAAGGGCATGCTGTAAATTTGCTGGATGTG CCTGTTCCTGTTGCACGGAAACTTTCGGCCCGTGAGCAACGCGATTGTGAGGTGATTGAACGCCTGATCAAATCCTACTTCCTAATTGTGAGGAAGAATATCCAAGACAG TGTGCCAAAGGCAGTGATGCATTTTCTGGTTAACCATGTGAAAGACACTCTCCAGAGTGAGTTAGTTGGACAGCTGTACAAGGCCTTATTGCTGGATGATCTTTTGACTGAATCGGAGGACATGGCTCAGCGCAGAAAGGAGGCAGCTGGCATGTTACAG GCCTTGCAACGAGCCAGTCAGATTATTGCTGAGATTCGGGAGACGCACCTCTGGTGA
- the DNM1L gene encoding dynamin-1-like protein isoform X6: MEALIPVINKLQDVFNTVGADIIQLPQIVVVGTQSSGKSSVLESLVGRDLLPRGTGIVTRRPLILQLVHVSAEDRRKTAGDENDPATWKHSRHLSKGVDAEEWGKFLHTKNKLYTDFDEIRQEIENETERISGNNKGISPEPIHLKIFSPNVVNLTLVDLPGMTKVPVGDQPKDIEVQIRELILRFISNPNSIILAVTAANTDMATSEALKIAREVDPDGRRTLAVITKLDLMDAGTDAMDVLMGRVIPVKLGIIGVVNRSQLDINNKKSVVDSIRDEYAFLQKKYPSLANRNGTKYLARTLNRLLMHHIRDCLPELKTRINVLAAQYQSLLNSYGEPVDDKSATLLQLITKFATEYCNTIEGTAKYIETSELCGGARICYIFHETFGRTLESVDPLGGLNTIDILTAIRNATGPRPALFVPEVSFELLVKRQIKRLEEPSLRCVELVHEEMQRIIQHCSNYSTQELLRFPKLHDAIVEVVTSLLRRRLPVTNEMVHNLVAIELAYINTKHPDFADACGLMNNNIEEQRRNRLAREVSSAVSRDKMPPAAGDGNPESGTGNWRGMLKTSKAEEILAEEKSKLLTVLPASPQKGHAVNLLDVPVPVARKLSAREQRDCEVIERLIKSYFLIVRKNIQDSVPKAVMHFLVNHVKDTLQSELVGQLYKALLLDDLLTESEDMAQRRKEAAGMLQALQRASQIIAEIRETHLW, from the exons AGCAGTGGAAAAAGTTCTGTGCTGGAAAGTCTGGTGGGGCGAGATCTGCTCCCAAGAGGTACGGGGATTGTCACCCGGCGACCCCTCATTCTGCAGCTGGTGCATGTGTCAGCTGAGGATCGTCGGAAGACAGCTGGAGATGAAAATG ACCCTGCAACTTGGAAACATTCAAGGCACCTTTCTAAAG GGGTTGATGCTGAAGAATGGGGGAAGTTTCTTCACACCAAAAACAAG CTTTACACAGACTTTGATGAAATTAGgcaagaaatagaaaatgaaaCTGAAAGGATTTCGGGGAATAATAAG GGGATCAGCCCAGAGCCTATTCATCTGAAGATTTTTTCACCAAATGTCGTCAACTTAACTCTGGTAGATTTGCCAGGAATGACAAAG GTACCAGTGGGTGATCAGCCAAAGGATATCGAGGTTCAGATCCGAGAACTAATCCTTAGATTCATTAGTAACCCCAATTCAATTATTTTAGCAGTCACCGCTGCCAACACAGACATGGCCACTTCTGAGGCACTTAAAATAGCACGGGAGGTGGATCCAGATG GGCGGCGCACCCTCGCTGTTATCACCAAGCTGGATCTGATGGATGCTGGTACTGATGCTATGGATGTCCTTATGGGGAGAGTGATCCCTGTTAAGCTTGGCATCATTGGCGTGGTGAATAG GAGTCAATTAGACATTAACAATAAGAAGAGTGTGGTTGATTCAATTCGTGATGAATATGCTTTTCTCCAGAAGAAGTATCCATCTCTAGCCAACCGGAATGGAACAAAGTACCTTGCCAGGACTCTCAATAG GCTCCTTATGCATCACATCCGGGATTGCTTGCCGGAACTGAAGACCAGAATCAATGTCTTAGCTGCGCAATACCAGTCTCTGCTCAACAGCTATGGGGAACCAGTTGATGACAAGAGTGCCACATTATTGCAGCTTATTACCAAATTTGCCACTGAATATTGCAACACCATTGAAGGGACAGCAAAGTACATCGAGACTTCAGAACT ttGCGGTGGAGCTAGAATTTGCTACATTTTTCATGAGACCTTTGGGCGCACCTTAGAGTCTGTTGATCCACTTGGTGGCCTTAACACCATCGACATCTTGACGGCCATTAGAAATGCTACT GGCCCTCGTCCCGCCTTGTTTGTGCCTGAAGTTTCATTTGAACTGCTGGTAAAAAGGCAAATCAAGCGCTTGGAAGAGCCCAGCTTGCGGTGCGTGGAGCTTGTTCACGAAGAAATGCAGAGGATCATTCAGCATTGTAGCAATTATAGTACACAG GAATTGCTGAGGTTTCCGAAGCTCCACGACGCCATAGTTGAAGTTGTGACCAGTCTCTTGCGTCGGAGGTTACCAGTAACAAACGAAATG GTTCATAATTTGGTAGCCATTGAGCTGGCCTATATCAATACTAAACATCCTGACTTCGCTGATGCCTGTGGCCTGATGAACAACAACATAGAG GAGCAGAGGCGGAACAGGCTGGCCAGAGAGGTATCCTCTGCTGTGTCTCGAGACAAG ATGCCCCCTGCTGCGGGAGATGGAAATCCAGAATCAGGAACAGGGAACTGGCGAGGAATGCTGAAAACTTCCAAAGCGGAGGAGATATTAGCTGAGGAAAAATCCAAACTGCTGACAGTCCTACCAGCGAGCCCTCAGAAAGGGCATGCTGTAAATTTGCTGGATGTG CCTGTTCCTGTTGCACGGAAACTTTCGGCCCGTGAGCAACGCGATTGTGAGGTGATTGAACGCCTGATCAAATCCTACTTCCTAATTGTGAGGAAGAATATCCAAGACAG TGTGCCAAAGGCAGTGATGCATTTTCTGGTTAACCATGTGAAAGACACTCTCCAGAGTGAGTTAGTTGGACAGCTGTACAAGGCCTTATTGCTGGATGATCTTTTGACTGAATCGGAGGACATGGCTCAGCGCAGAAAGGAGGCAGCTGGCATGTTACAG GCCTTGCAACGAGCCAGTCAGATTATTGCTGAGATTCGGGAGACGCACCTCTGGTGA
- the DNM1L gene encoding dynamin-1-like protein isoform X5, whose amino-acid sequence MEALIPVINKLQDVFNTVGADIIQLPQIVVVGTQSSGKSSVLESLVGRDLLPRGTGIVTRRPLILQLVHVSAEDRRKTAGDENDPATWKHSRHLSKGVDAEEWGKFLHTKNKLYTDFDEIRQEIENETERISGNNKGISPEPIHLKIFSPNVVNLTLVDLPGMTKVPVGDQPKDIEVQIRELILRFISNPNSIILAVTAANTDMATSEALKIAREVDPDGRRTLAVITKLDLMDAGTDAMDVLMGRVIPVKLGIIGVVNRSQLDINNKKSVVDSIRDEYAFLQKKYPSLANRNGTKYLARTLNRLLMHHIRDCLPELKTRINVLAAQYQSLLNSYGEPVDDKSATLLQLITKFATEYCNTIEGTAKYIETSELCGGARICYIFHETFGRTLESVDPLGGLNTIDILTAIRNATGPRPALFVPEVSFELLVKRQIKRLEEPSLRCVELVHEEMQRIIQHCSNYSTQELLRFPKLHDAIVEVVTSLLRRRLPVTNEMVHNLVAIELAYINTKHPDFADACGLMNNNIEEQRRNRLAREVSSAVSRDKSTKPPGGLAPSSQETSTAGPAEVDSKMPPAAGDGNPESGTGNWRGMLKTSKAEEILAEEKSKLLTVLPASPQKGHAVNLLDVPVPVARKLSAREQRDCEVIERLIKSYFLIVRKNIQDSVPKAVMHFLVNHVKDTLQSELVGQLYKALLLDDLLTESEDMAQRRKEAAGMLQALQRASQIIAEIRETHLW is encoded by the exons AGCAGTGGAAAAAGTTCTGTGCTGGAAAGTCTGGTGGGGCGAGATCTGCTCCCAAGAGGTACGGGGATTGTCACCCGGCGACCCCTCATTCTGCAGCTGGTGCATGTGTCAGCTGAGGATCGTCGGAAGACAGCTGGAGATGAAAATG ACCCTGCAACTTGGAAACATTCAAGGCACCTTTCTAAAG GGGTTGATGCTGAAGAATGGGGGAAGTTTCTTCACACCAAAAACAAG CTTTACACAGACTTTGATGAAATTAGgcaagaaatagaaaatgaaaCTGAAAGGATTTCGGGGAATAATAAG GGGATCAGCCCAGAGCCTATTCATCTGAAGATTTTTTCACCAAATGTCGTCAACTTAACTCTGGTAGATTTGCCAGGAATGACAAAG GTACCAGTGGGTGATCAGCCAAAGGATATCGAGGTTCAGATCCGAGAACTAATCCTTAGATTCATTAGTAACCCCAATTCAATTATTTTAGCAGTCACCGCTGCCAACACAGACATGGCCACTTCTGAGGCACTTAAAATAGCACGGGAGGTGGATCCAGATG GGCGGCGCACCCTCGCTGTTATCACCAAGCTGGATCTGATGGATGCTGGTACTGATGCTATGGATGTCCTTATGGGGAGAGTGATCCCTGTTAAGCTTGGCATCATTGGCGTGGTGAATAG GAGTCAATTAGACATTAACAATAAGAAGAGTGTGGTTGATTCAATTCGTGATGAATATGCTTTTCTCCAGAAGAAGTATCCATCTCTAGCCAACCGGAATGGAACAAAGTACCTTGCCAGGACTCTCAATAG GCTCCTTATGCATCACATCCGGGATTGCTTGCCGGAACTGAAGACCAGAATCAATGTCTTAGCTGCGCAATACCAGTCTCTGCTCAACAGCTATGGGGAACCAGTTGATGACAAGAGTGCCACATTATTGCAGCTTATTACCAAATTTGCCACTGAATATTGCAACACCATTGAAGGGACAGCAAAGTACATCGAGACTTCAGAACT ttGCGGTGGAGCTAGAATTTGCTACATTTTTCATGAGACCTTTGGGCGCACCTTAGAGTCTGTTGATCCACTTGGTGGCCTTAACACCATCGACATCTTGACGGCCATTAGAAATGCTACT GGCCCTCGTCCCGCCTTGTTTGTGCCTGAAGTTTCATTTGAACTGCTGGTAAAAAGGCAAATCAAGCGCTTGGAAGAGCCCAGCTTGCGGTGCGTGGAGCTTGTTCACGAAGAAATGCAGAGGATCATTCAGCATTGTAGCAATTATAGTACACAG GAATTGCTGAGGTTTCCGAAGCTCCACGACGCCATAGTTGAAGTTGTGACCAGTCTCTTGCGTCGGAGGTTACCAGTAACAAACGAAATG GTTCATAATTTGGTAGCCATTGAGCTGGCCTATATCAATACTAAACATCCTGACTTCGCTGATGCCTGTGGCCTGATGAACAACAACATAGAG GAGCAGAGGCGGAACAGGCTGGCCAGAGAGGTATCCTCTGCTGTGTCTCGAGACAAG TCCACTAAGCCTCCTGGTGGTTTGGCACCATCCTCCCAGGAGACCTCTACTGCTGGTCCTGCCGAGGTTGATAGCAAG ATGCCCCCTGCTGCGGGAGATGGAAATCCAGAATCAGGAACAGGGAACTGGCGAGGAATGCTGAAAACTTCCAAAGCGGAGGAGATATTAGCTGAGGAAAAATCCAAACTGCTGACAGTCCTACCAGCGAGCCCTCAGAAAGGGCATGCTGTAAATTTGCTGGATGTG CCTGTTCCTGTTGCACGGAAACTTTCGGCCCGTGAGCAACGCGATTGTGAGGTGATTGAACGCCTGATCAAATCCTACTTCCTAATTGTGAGGAAGAATATCCAAGACAG TGTGCCAAAGGCAGTGATGCATTTTCTGGTTAACCATGTGAAAGACACTCTCCAGAGTGAGTTAGTTGGACAGCTGTACAAGGCCTTATTGCTGGATGATCTTTTGACTGAATCGGAGGACATGGCTCAGCGCAGAAAGGAGGCAGCTGGCATGTTACAG GCCTTGCAACGAGCCAGTCAGATTATTGCTGAGATTCGGGAGACGCACCTCTGGTGA
- the DNM1L gene encoding dynamin-1-like protein isoform X1, with protein sequence MEALIPVINKLQDVFNTVGADIIQLPQIVVVGTQSSGKSSVLESLVGRDLLPRGTGIVTRRPLILQLVHVSAEDRRKTAGDENGVDAEEWGKFLHTKNKLYTDFDEIRQEIENETERISGNNKGISPEPIHLKIFSPNVVNLTLVDLPGMTKVPVGDQPKDIEVQIRELILRFISNPNSIILAVTAANTDMATSEALKIAREVDPDGRRTLAVITKLDLMDAGTDAMDVLMGRVIPVKLGIIGVVNRSQLDINNKKSVVDSIRDEYAFLQKKYPSLANRNGTKYLARTLNRLLMHHIRDCLPELKTRINVLAAQYQSLLNSYGEPVDDKSATLLQLITKFATEYCNTIEGTAKYIETSELCGGARICYIFHETFGRTLESVDPLGGLNTIDILTAIRNATGPRPALFVPEVSFELLVKRQIKRLEEPSLRCVELVHEEMQRIIQHCSNYSTQELLRFPKLHDAIVEVVTSLLRRRLPVTNEMVHNLVAIELAYINTKHPDFADACGLMNNNIEEQRRNRLAREVSSAVSRDKSTKPPGGLAPSSQETSTAGPAEVDSKMPPAAGDGNPESGTGNWRGMLKTSKAEEILAEEKSKLLTVLPASPQKGHAVNLLDVPVPVARKLSAREQRDCEVIERLIKSYFLIVRKNIQDSVPKAVMHFLVNHVKDTLQSELVGQLYKALLLDDLLTESEDMAQRRKEAAGMLQALQRASQIIAEIRETHLW encoded by the exons AGCAGTGGAAAAAGTTCTGTGCTGGAAAGTCTGGTGGGGCGAGATCTGCTCCCAAGAGGTACGGGGATTGTCACCCGGCGACCCCTCATTCTGCAGCTGGTGCATGTGTCAGCTGAGGATCGTCGGAAGACAGCTGGAGATGAAAATG GGGTTGATGCTGAAGAATGGGGGAAGTTTCTTCACACCAAAAACAAG CTTTACACAGACTTTGATGAAATTAGgcaagaaatagaaaatgaaaCTGAAAGGATTTCGGGGAATAATAAG GGGATCAGCCCAGAGCCTATTCATCTGAAGATTTTTTCACCAAATGTCGTCAACTTAACTCTGGTAGATTTGCCAGGAATGACAAAG GTACCAGTGGGTGATCAGCCAAAGGATATCGAGGTTCAGATCCGAGAACTAATCCTTAGATTCATTAGTAACCCCAATTCAATTATTTTAGCAGTCACCGCTGCCAACACAGACATGGCCACTTCTGAGGCACTTAAAATAGCACGGGAGGTGGATCCAGATG GGCGGCGCACCCTCGCTGTTATCACCAAGCTGGATCTGATGGATGCTGGTACTGATGCTATGGATGTCCTTATGGGGAGAGTGATCCCTGTTAAGCTTGGCATCATTGGCGTGGTGAATAG GAGTCAATTAGACATTAACAATAAGAAGAGTGTGGTTGATTCAATTCGTGATGAATATGCTTTTCTCCAGAAGAAGTATCCATCTCTAGCCAACCGGAATGGAACAAAGTACCTTGCCAGGACTCTCAATAG GCTCCTTATGCATCACATCCGGGATTGCTTGCCGGAACTGAAGACCAGAATCAATGTCTTAGCTGCGCAATACCAGTCTCTGCTCAACAGCTATGGGGAACCAGTTGATGACAAGAGTGCCACATTATTGCAGCTTATTACCAAATTTGCCACTGAATATTGCAACACCATTGAAGGGACAGCAAAGTACATCGAGACTTCAGAACT ttGCGGTGGAGCTAGAATTTGCTACATTTTTCATGAGACCTTTGGGCGCACCTTAGAGTCTGTTGATCCACTTGGTGGCCTTAACACCATCGACATCTTGACGGCCATTAGAAATGCTACT GGCCCTCGTCCCGCCTTGTTTGTGCCTGAAGTTTCATTTGAACTGCTGGTAAAAAGGCAAATCAAGCGCTTGGAAGAGCCCAGCTTGCGGTGCGTGGAGCTTGTTCACGAAGAAATGCAGAGGATCATTCAGCATTGTAGCAATTATAGTACACAG GAATTGCTGAGGTTTCCGAAGCTCCACGACGCCATAGTTGAAGTTGTGACCAGTCTCTTGCGTCGGAGGTTACCAGTAACAAACGAAATG GTTCATAATTTGGTAGCCATTGAGCTGGCCTATATCAATACTAAACATCCTGACTTCGCTGATGCCTGTGGCCTGATGAACAACAACATAGAG GAGCAGAGGCGGAACAGGCTGGCCAGAGAGGTATCCTCTGCTGTGTCTCGAGACAAG TCCACTAAGCCTCCTGGTGGTTTGGCACCATCCTCCCAGGAGACCTCTACTGCTGGTCCTGCCGAGGTTGATAGCAAG ATGCCCCCTGCTGCGGGAGATGGAAATCCAGAATCAGGAACAGGGAACTGGCGAGGAATGCTGAAAACTTCCAAAGCGGAGGAGATATTAGCTGAGGAAAAATCCAAACTGCTGACAGTCCTACCAGCGAGCCCTCAGAAAGGGCATGCTGTAAATTTGCTGGATGTG CCTGTTCCTGTTGCACGGAAACTTTCGGCCCGTGAGCAACGCGATTGTGAGGTGATTGAACGCCTGATCAAATCCTACTTCCTAATTGTGAGGAAGAATATCCAAGACAG TGTGCCAAAGGCAGTGATGCATTTTCTGGTTAACCATGTGAAAGACACTCTCCAGAGTGAGTTAGTTGGACAGCTGTACAAGGCCTTATTGCTGGATGATCTTTTGACTGAATCGGAGGACATGGCTCAGCGCAGAAAGGAGGCAGCTGGCATGTTACAG GCCTTGCAACGAGCCAGTCAGATTATTGCTGAGATTCGGGAGACGCACCTCTGGTGA
- the DNM1L gene encoding dynamin-1-like protein isoform X3: MEALIPVINKLQDVFNTVGADIIQLPQIVVVGTQSSGKSSVLESLVGRDLLPRGTGIVTRRPLILQLVHVSAEDRRKTAGDENGVDAEEWGKFLHTKNKLYTDFDEIRQEIENETERISGNNKGISPEPIHLKIFSPNVVNLTLVDLPGMTKVPVGDQPKDIEVQIRELILRFISNPNSIILAVTAANTDMATSEALKIAREVDPDGRRTLAVITKLDLMDAGTDAMDVLMGRVIPVKLGIIGVVNRSQLDINNKKSVVDSIRDEYAFLQKKYPSLANRNGTKYLARTLNRLLMHHIRDCLPELKTRINVLAAQYQSLLNSYGEPVDDKSATLLQLITKFATEYCNTIEGTAKYIETSELCGGARICYIFHETFGRTLESVDPLGGLNTIDILTAIRNATGPRPALFVPEVSFELLVKRQIKRLEEPSLRCVELVHEEMQRIIQHCSNYSTQELLRFPKLHDAIVEVVTSLLRRRLPVTNEMVHNLVAIELAYINTKHPDFADACGLMNNNIEEQRRNRLAREVSSAVSRDKMPPAAGDGNPESGTGNWRGMLKTSKAEEILAEEKSKLLTVLPASPQKGHAVNLLDVPVPVARKLSAREQRDCEVIERLIKSYFLIVRKNIQDSVPKAVMHFLVNHVKDTLQSELVGQLYKALLLDDLLTESEDMAQRRKEAAGMLQALQRASQIIAEIRETHLW; the protein is encoded by the exons AGCAGTGGAAAAAGTTCTGTGCTGGAAAGTCTGGTGGGGCGAGATCTGCTCCCAAGAGGTACGGGGATTGTCACCCGGCGACCCCTCATTCTGCAGCTGGTGCATGTGTCAGCTGAGGATCGTCGGAAGACAGCTGGAGATGAAAATG GGGTTGATGCTGAAGAATGGGGGAAGTTTCTTCACACCAAAAACAAG CTTTACACAGACTTTGATGAAATTAGgcaagaaatagaaaatgaaaCTGAAAGGATTTCGGGGAATAATAAG GGGATCAGCCCAGAGCCTATTCATCTGAAGATTTTTTCACCAAATGTCGTCAACTTAACTCTGGTAGATTTGCCAGGAATGACAAAG GTACCAGTGGGTGATCAGCCAAAGGATATCGAGGTTCAGATCCGAGAACTAATCCTTAGATTCATTAGTAACCCCAATTCAATTATTTTAGCAGTCACCGCTGCCAACACAGACATGGCCACTTCTGAGGCACTTAAAATAGCACGGGAGGTGGATCCAGATG GGCGGCGCACCCTCGCTGTTATCACCAAGCTGGATCTGATGGATGCTGGTACTGATGCTATGGATGTCCTTATGGGGAGAGTGATCCCTGTTAAGCTTGGCATCATTGGCGTGGTGAATAG GAGTCAATTAGACATTAACAATAAGAAGAGTGTGGTTGATTCAATTCGTGATGAATATGCTTTTCTCCAGAAGAAGTATCCATCTCTAGCCAACCGGAATGGAACAAAGTACCTTGCCAGGACTCTCAATAG GCTCCTTATGCATCACATCCGGGATTGCTTGCCGGAACTGAAGACCAGAATCAATGTCTTAGCTGCGCAATACCAGTCTCTGCTCAACAGCTATGGGGAACCAGTTGATGACAAGAGTGCCACATTATTGCAGCTTATTACCAAATTTGCCACTGAATATTGCAACACCATTGAAGGGACAGCAAAGTACATCGAGACTTCAGAACT ttGCGGTGGAGCTAGAATTTGCTACATTTTTCATGAGACCTTTGGGCGCACCTTAGAGTCTGTTGATCCACTTGGTGGCCTTAACACCATCGACATCTTGACGGCCATTAGAAATGCTACT GGCCCTCGTCCCGCCTTGTTTGTGCCTGAAGTTTCATTTGAACTGCTGGTAAAAAGGCAAATCAAGCGCTTGGAAGAGCCCAGCTTGCGGTGCGTGGAGCTTGTTCACGAAGAAATGCAGAGGATCATTCAGCATTGTAGCAATTATAGTACACAG GAATTGCTGAGGTTTCCGAAGCTCCACGACGCCATAGTTGAAGTTGTGACCAGTCTCTTGCGTCGGAGGTTACCAGTAACAAACGAAATG GTTCATAATTTGGTAGCCATTGAGCTGGCCTATATCAATACTAAACATCCTGACTTCGCTGATGCCTGTGGCCTGATGAACAACAACATAGAG GAGCAGAGGCGGAACAGGCTGGCCAGAGAGGTATCCTCTGCTGTGTCTCGAGACAAG ATGCCCCCTGCTGCGGGAGATGGAAATCCAGAATCAGGAACAGGGAACTGGCGAGGAATGCTGAAAACTTCCAAAGCGGAGGAGATATTAGCTGAGGAAAAATCCAAACTGCTGACAGTCCTACCAGCGAGCCCTCAGAAAGGGCATGCTGTAAATTTGCTGGATGTG CCTGTTCCTGTTGCACGGAAACTTTCGGCCCGTGAGCAACGCGATTGTGAGGTGATTGAACGCCTGATCAAATCCTACTTCCTAATTGTGAGGAAGAATATCCAAGACAG TGTGCCAAAGGCAGTGATGCATTTTCTGGTTAACCATGTGAAAGACACTCTCCAGAGTGAGTTAGTTGGACAGCTGTACAAGGCCTTATTGCTGGATGATCTTTTGACTGAATCGGAGGACATGGCTCAGCGCAGAAAGGAGGCAGCTGGCATGTTACAG GCCTTGCAACGAGCCAGTCAGATTATTGCTGAGATTCGGGAGACGCACCTCTGGTGA